The Campylobacter concisus ATCC 51562 genome segment TTAAAACAAAGGTTATCAAATGGACTTTAGAAGGCGTATATATGCTCGGCTTCTTTGTCAAAAAAAGCAAAGTAGCGAAAGAATATCGCAGCAAAGTAGCAAAAGCCATAGCGCAGGCTAGAGAAAAGCAGCTAGCCGAAGCGAAAGAAACAAAAGCCCGTAACGTCGAGCTAGCTCGTAAATATGCAGACCTTGAAGCCTACGCTAAATTTGAAGCTAAACGCCACGGCGACCAAATCAACGGCTACAAATCCCAAATTTCGCGGCACAACGCCGTAATCGTAAAGCTTAAAACCGAATTAGCCAAACGCGGCAAGATTTACGACGCGGAAGTTATAGAACGCTACGAGCAAAAAGAGGAAAACCTGAGAGCGATGCTACATAACGCCAAAGCCGAGCGGGATTTTTACTTTAAGCGCACGCAAGAGCTAAAGCAAAAGCAAAACGTCAAAGATAGCGAAATCGTGCGAATACTCAATAAGATACAAATCCAAATGGACGGCGTTTATAGCGAGATAGGCGCGGTTATGGCGTATGCAAACGACAACGACCGCTTTTTTATAGAACGAAATCAAATTTTAAAAGGATAAGCCGTTTTAAGAGCTAAGATTGTCTAAAAAGTCACTCCACCATTGCATAAGCTTAGCTCTTGCTTTTAGGTTTTTGGCGTGATTGTATGCTTCTTTGACCTTGTTGCTCTCAACATGAGCGAGGCAAAGCTCGATAATATCACTATTGCAGCCGTGCTTGTCAATGTTTTCATTGGCGACCGTGCTGAATGTAGCCCTAAAGCCGTGTGGCGTTACCATCTCCTTGTTAAAGCCTAAATTTCTAAGCATTATGCGGATAGTATTGTCACTTAGCGGGGCAACGTTTGATTTTATGGACGGAAAAATTAATTCACTTTTTAACGGCAGGCGCTCACGATATGTTTTTAATAGGTTGATTACACTTTTGCTTAAAAATACTTCGTGGGGCTTTGCCATTTTCATCTCGTCTGCTGGGATATGCCAAAGACAATTTTCAAAATCTATCTGCGACCACTTGGCATTTCTAGCGTTTTGCCCTCTTACTGCGGTATATAGTTGAAATATCGCACACGTTTTTACTCTTAGATCCCCAAAATAATCTCTTATCGCCATTAATACGGCTCTTATCTCATCATCATTTTTTAAGTATGCAAAATGTTTTACTTCTCTACGCCCTAGTAGAGTTTTTTTATCAATATCTGCTATTATGTTGTGATCTACATACTCGTGCAATAGAGCATATTTGAAAAAGCCGTTTAGTATACTTAGCACTCTATCGGCTGTTTCTAGTTTTTCATCCTCGAGTAGTGGGCTAATAGCAAATATTATGTCTTTTCTGCTTATCTCTTTTATGTCCATTTCGCCAAGTTTTGGCAATAACAACGTCTCAAACCGCCTTTTCATCCAAAACTGCTGCTTCTCACTCAACTTACTTTTTGTTTTATACCACGCTTCAAATACTGCTTTAAATTTTGTTTTTTCTACTGTTTGTGTTAGGCTCTCGCCTTGATT includes the following:
- a CDS encoding tyrosine-type recombinase/integrase; the protein is MPKLSRQLTITQFKNLKAKEKPYFVSDGDNLLIKIMPNGTKFFIYEFRENGKRHRLTLGKYDEMSLSEARDKRSELRLKLNQGESLTQTVEKTKFKAVFEAWYKTKSKLSEKQQFWMKRRFETLLLPKLGEMDIKEISRKDIIFAISPLLEDEKLETADRVLSILNGFFKYALLHEYVDHNIIADIDKKTLLGRREVKHFAYLKNDDEIRAVLMAIRDYFGDLRVKTCAIFQLYTAVRGQNARNAKWSQIDFENCLWHIPADEMKMAKPHEVFLSKSVINLLKTYRERLPLKSELIFPSIKSNVAPLSDNTIRIMLRNLGFNKEMVTPHGFRATFSTVANENIDKHGCNSDIIELCLAHVESNKVKEAYNHAKNLKARAKLMQWWSDFLDNLSS